From Loxodonta africana isolate mLoxAfr1 chromosome 2, mLoxAfr1.hap2, whole genome shotgun sequence, the proteins below share one genomic window:
- the LOC111751579 gene encoding translation machinery-associated protein 7-like, protein MSGHKSSKENPLKQLKKHAKEMDEEDKAFKEKQKEEKKKVKELKVKAMGRTPLVSGEIKKSGKSKLFFVTEVMVTLIPFLFKHLDSLLQQLLPPIARTKCYLSA, encoded by the coding sequence ATGTCCGGCCACAAAAGTAGCAAGGAGAACCCCCTGAAACAGCTGAAGAAGCATGCCAAGGAAATGGATGAGGAAGATAAGGCtttcaaggaaaaacaaaaagaggagaaaaagaaagtcaAGGAGCTAAAAGTGAAAGCCATGGGAAGGACCCCCTTGGTCTCAGGTGAAATTAAGAAATCCGGCAAAAGTAAGCTATTCTTTGTGACTGAAGTGATGGTGACTCTTATTCCATTCCTGTTTAAACATCTGGATTCCCTGCTACAACAGCTGTTGCCACCTATAGCTAGAACAAAGTGTTATCTTAGTGCCTAA